In Numenius arquata chromosome 3, bNumArq3.hap1.1, whole genome shotgun sequence, one genomic interval encodes:
- the LOC141462878 gene encoding uncharacterized protein, whose product MAWFHNNRPVHQDCRKVIRTESEEHMHRASLEVRDVREHDAGSYRVFAINSEGSAESTASLLVARSGEQQGLGSAGKAEWMQESWECLLQQRQEDRLRVVLRCTGSPFDKGQEAEQLLGDVSPARGIVRTICFQRLPLVEPHRPGLARGREHSGTVADADELLDEEIRWKLQRLREAKRAALKKKQESLISMPQEGPPGKPSPPEVAATMGRSEPLMVQVVKGYHRPKAAGERWQMPGGLLEPCPPLFVQEIKPQEAVEGHRCTFSCLFHGRPQPTVTWYNNTKPVGRIRGTAVHTTECRSTLTFPSLLPQHGGTVTCVIFNPLGTVSTSAALHVRQRMPAYEATKKEEEEEGKKEEEEEEEREVKEEEEEKERKEEEEKKMQEEEEVSRAFTAEQGLLSAVPDPDLLSMPVEIKITAPTPTPEQDTEMRETMRPSPDQAAPTIKHKFKFSFDVGNEPPQIEVEAPAHIYCHEGEAVVLECAVSGQPPPAVSWSLNGQSLSASERLRFEEDKNGTYRLHIQEVSVEDAGLYCCVAKNVAGTAQTASELTVQPSAPRLYSKDEGIDELPAMDHVLKLQGLSTLGKDNEEQITCPKEEETHLPWSLRLSPSSSEQLEEECGKTSHFRDTEMEETMVLDTMEVYARQEIGYTKESVRDTDGISEMRQNRGKAVSQENSFGIDATELHPSMPREENELVAKDSGHFSEELEAEGDKMVPHTDTLSWDILKAPFMEVKGQTHVSEQSALARECEDSQFFVPVPPVVQEGTDVYTEESDAPAWEAMSLGVPLVEEPSVPHLQDNIANTPTKKQFGFYDFCTEEQQEEEAKEQERSVDIEQDIEVDDHLCKEEMIDTGDATHWETHNDGQTLQEIESDVGKSSLGLILTPPGIENSGHNFTDEVEVRLEEVHFKEQLLPSETDETNITFDLKMFVEPFPAAETVDTEQGQSPTALESVEVGVTGLISPVHQHDVLVEEMPLSEELRQSYRMQQEEVGAQEEAQPREIGRDDLQIHNGDPGSITIPVEKGSSAEEIESEVSVCKEDSPEGQIHSFLVESTADFQTEVQETHMWKSGEQLETTDSQSDSFIIDLKKAAHEKKPQTVHQVEEEEGSGIEKVFETGMTSPTCEKESTCSPEEMLKDTQQEPNTTKGFSFGQILLGLIMDDPVAQKEQRKESWGKKKSPIEEASENSLDGEGLWEDSSADPEPSTVQASELEPGFSLAKYLRSSGMQETPDLKRTVQKEQQETITSLEVEEVTFSTVYDYYNNQQEHTRPFSPESEMSIELESGSGEESPDSDRFYTPPSSVEIFETASSASYHTPLSTPERYSTPSEGSGYSTPPERYSTPSEGSGYSTPPERYSTPSEGSVYSTPPEHYSTPSEGSKCNTPLEHYFTPFEGLCSASGDSTPSERYWTPTGEYMDALAVLPFCERRQQLPDQPQAEVFRTPCEALEPSGRDMPPAFLKALSRRKLYEGSTLTLVAEVVGVPKPGVKWYHNKSLLEMHERVRIEKDGDKYVLEITNVQKADGGQYLCHAVNIVGEAKSIAQVEVLSEDGRSLALPPPVTHQHVIHFDLEQNTSSRSPSPQEILLEVELDENEVKEFEKQVKIITSPEFSPDKKSMVVSLDVLPLALLEQAAGLAAEENEDVKIDFQVTEMPPRFAVPFADVEVTEGLEAVFECVVTGTPVPVVQWFRGDTCVTPATGKYVVCQKEGLHSLKVQNVGPSDGGLYHCQAINRLGEAMCKGSLVVMAQQGASAKVSSQRVTGSEPHRPQKCDFLLSKTVNPGDQSEIELEFEFEPHKDDSEKAIRLLAVTQQEQEVEGEKCVNISFDVFAEPSQDERVEFRAEDSESCIFEFQVTESPPKFLRLISDYSTFVGASACFQCLVTGSPHPNVHWYKDGVLLEGDRYCVQEEQGGSHSLTIENLMQSDSGQYKCIATNRAGTAEACAVLTLY is encoded by the coding sequence ATGGCCTGGTTTCACAATAACCGGCCGGTCCACCAGGACTGCCGCAAGGTGATCCGCACCGAGAGTGAGGAGCACATGCACCGTGCCAGCCTGGAGGTGCGGGATGTGCGGGAGCATGATGCTGGCAGCTACAGGGTATTTGCCATTAACAGTGAGGGATCAGCTGAGTCCACTGCCTCGCTGCTGGTGGCACgcagtggggagcagcagggcttggGTTCCGCAGGGAAAGCGGAGTGGATGCAGGAGAGCTGGGAGTGCCTGCTGCAGCAGCGGCAGGAGGACCGGCTGCGGGTGGTGCTCCGCTGCACTGGCTCACCCTTTGACAAGGGGCAGGAGGCTGAGCAGTTGCTTGGGGATGTCTCCCCAGCCAGGGGCATAGTACGAACTATCTGTTTCCAGAGGCTGCCACTGGTGGAGCCTCACCGTCCAGGGCTGGCACGCGGTAGGGAGCACAGTGGCACAGTGGCGGATGCTGATGAGCTGCTGGATGAGGAGATCCGTTGGAAGCTACAGCGGCTGCGGGAGGCAAAGagggcagcactgaaaaagaaGCAGGAATCCCTCATTTCCATGCCCCAGGAAGGCCCTCCTGGGAAGCCCAGCCCACCTGAGGTGGCTGCCACGATGGGTCGCTCGGAGCCCCTCATGGTGCAGGTGGTGAAGGGGTACCACAGGCCCAAGGCTGCAGGGGAGAGATGGCAGATGCCAGGTGGACTCCTGGAACCCTGCCCACCCCTTTTTGTCCAGGAAATCAAGCCCCAGGAGGCTGTCGAGGGGCACAGATGCaccttctcctgcctcttccaTGGCCGCCCACAGCCCACAGTCACTTGGTACAACAACACCAAGCCTGTGGGGCGCATCCGGGGCACCGCTGTTCACACCACAGAGTGCCGCTCTACACTGaccttcccatccctgctcccacagCATGGTGGCACTGTCACCTGCGTGATCTTCAACCCACTGGGCACAGTCAGCACCTCAGCTGCACTCCATGTGAGGCAGCGGATGCCAGCCTATGAGGCCacgaagaaggaggaagaagaggaagggaagaaagaggaggaggaagaagaggagcgggaagtgaaagaggaagaagaggagaaagagaggaaggaggaggaggagaagaagatgcaggaggaggaagaagtcaGCCGGGCCTTCACAGCAGAGCAAGGACTGCTAAGTGCAGTTCCAGACCCAGACTTGCTGTCAATGCCTGTGGAAATCAAAATCACTGCCCCCACTCCAACGCCAGAGCAAGACACAGAGATGAGGGAGACCATGCGGCCCTctccagaccaggctgctcccaCCATAAAGCACAAGTTCAAGTTTTCATTTGATGTAGGAAATGAGCCACCCCAAATTGAGGTAGAAGCCCCAGCGCACATTTACTGCCATGAAGGGGAAGCAGTGGTGTTGGAGTGTGCTGTGTCTGGGCAGCCGCCACCAGCTGTGTCCTGGTCCCTGAATGGCCAGAGCCTCTCTGCCAGTGAGAGGCTGAGGTTTGAGGAAGACAAGAATGGCACGTACCGCTTACACATCCAAGAGGTCTCTGTTGAGGATGCTGGGCTGTATTGCTGTGTGGCCAAGAATGTGGCTGGAACAGCGCAGACTGCCTCTGAGCTGACAGTGCAGCCCAGTGCACCCAGGTTGTATAGCAAAGATGAAGGCATTGATGAACTGCCTGCCATGGACCACGTTCTGAAGCTCCAAGGCCTCAGCACACTTGGGAAGGATAATGAGGAACAGATCACATGCCCCAAAGAGGAGGAAACCCACCTACCCTGGTCTCTGAGGCTGTCTCCATCTTCTAGTGAGCAGTTGGAAGAGGAGTGTGGGAAAACTTCTCACTTTAGAGACACTGAGATGGAGGAAACGATGGTGCTGGATACCATGGAAGTTTATGCAAGGCAAGAAATAGGTTATACAAAAGAAAGTGTGAGGGATACAGATGGTATTTCTGAAATGAGGCAGAACAGGGGAAAAGCTGTCTCCCAGGAAAATAGTTTTGGAATTGATGCCACTGAGCTGCACCCCAGCATGCCCAGAGAAGAGAATGAACTGGTGGCCAAGGACTCGGGTCACTTttcagaggagctggaggctgaAGGAGACAAGATGGTACCACATACAGATACTCTGTCCTGGGACATCTTGAAGGCACCGTTTATGGAAGTGAAAGGGCAAACACATGTTTCTGAGCAGTCTGCTCTGGCAAGGGAGTGTGAGGATTCACAATTTTTCGTTCCTGTACCACCTGTGGTGCAAGAAGGGACTGATGTTTACACGGAGGAGAGTGACGCCCCTGCCTGGGAGGCAATGTCTCTTGGTGTGCCTCTTGTAGAAGAGCCGAGTGTGCCCCACCTGCAGGACAACATTGCAAACACACCCACAAAGAAGCAATTTGGCTTTTATGACTTCTGTactgaagagcagcaggaggaagaggccaaggaGCAAGAGAGATCAGTTGATATTGAACAGGACATCGAGGTTGATGATCATCTTTGTAAAGAAGAAATGATTGATACTGGGGATGCCACACACTGGGAAACGCATAATGATGGACAAACGCTGCAAGAAATAGAGTCTGATGTAGGCAAGTCTTCTTTGGGTCTAATCCTTACTCCTCCTGGCATAGAAAACTCGGGTCACAATTTTACTGATGAAGTTGAGGTTCGCCTAGAAGAAGTGCATTTCAAAGAGCAGCTGTTGCCATCTGAGACTGATGAGACTAATATCACATTTGATCTGAAGATGTTTGTAGagcctttcccagctgcagagacTGTAGACACAGAACAGGGACAAAGCCCCACAGCTCTGGAGAGTGTGGAGGTAGGAGTAACTGGGCTCATCTCCCCTGTGCACCAACATGATGTGCTTGTGGAAGAGATGCCTCTAAGTGAGGAGCTGCGTCAGAGCTACAGGATGCAGCAGGAGGAGGTCGGTGCCCAGGAAGAGGCACAGCCAAGAGAAATCGGAAGGGATGATTTGCAAATCCATAATGGGGACCCTGGCAGTATCACGATACCTGTTGAAAAGGGATCTTCTGCTGAAGAAATTGAGTCAGAGGTGAGTGTCTGTAAGGAGGATTCACCTGAGGGACAAATTCATAGCTTTCTGGTGGAGTCCACAGCAGATTTCCAAACAGAAGTGCAAGAAACACACATGTGGAAGAGTGGGGAACAACTGGAGACCACAGATTCCCAGAGTGACAGCTTCATCATTGACTTGAAAAAAGCTGCACATGAAAAGAAGCCCCAGACTGTGCAtcaggttgaggaggaagagggttCTGGGATAGAAAAGGTCTTTGAGACAGGAATGACCAGCCCCACCTGTGAGAAAGAAAGCACATGTTCCCCTGAGGAGATGCTCAAGGACACTCAACAGGAACCAAACACAACCAAGGGCTTCTCTTTCGGCCAAATCTTACTTGGTTTAATAATGGATGATCCTGTGGCACAGAAGGAGCAAAGGAAGGAGTCTTGGGGCAAGAAGAAGAGTCCCATTGAGGAAGCCTCTGAGAATAGCCTGGATGGCGAAGGACTGTGGGAGGATAGTTCTGCAGATCCAGAGCCCAGTACTGTTCAAGCCTCAGAGCTGGAGCCTGGCTTTTCCCTGGCCAAGTATTTAAGGTCAAGTGGGATGCAGGAAACTCCAGATCTCAAACGGACAGTTCAGAAGGAGCAGCAAGAGACTATCACTTCACTGGAAGTGGAGGAGGTTACCTTCAGCACAGTTTATGACTACTACAACAACCAACAGGAACACACACGGCCCTTCTCTCCTGAGTCGGAAATGTCTATAGAGTTGGAGAGTGGGAGTGGAGAGGAGTCACCTGATTCAGACCGCTTCTACACACCTCCCTCCTCAGTGGAGATCTTTGAAACTGCTTCATCAGCATCGTATCACACACCGCTCAGCACACCTGAGCGCTACTCCACACCATCTGAGGGCTCAGGGTACAGCACACCACCCGAGCGCTACTCCACACCATCTGAGGGCTCAGGGTATAGCACACCACCTGAGCGATACTCCACACCATCTGAAGGCTCAGTGTACAGCACACCACCTGAACACTACTCCACACCCTCCGAAGGCTCAAAATGCAACACACCCTTGGAGCACTACTTCACACCCTTTGAGGGACTCTGCTCTGCATCAGGGGACAGCACACCATCAGAGCGCTACTGGACACCCACTGGGGAGTATATGGATGCCCTGGCCGTGCTCCCCTTCTGTGAGAGAAGGCAGCAGCTTCCAGACCAGCCACAGGCTGAGGTGTTTAGGACTCCCTGTGAAGCCCTGGAGCCATCAGGCAGGGACATGCCACCTGCATTCCTCAAGGCATTGAGCAGGAGGAAGCTGTATGAGGGCAGCACGCTAACCTTGGTGGCTGAGGTGGTGGGTGTGCCCAAGCCAGGGGTGAAGTGGTATCATAATAAATCTCTGTTGGAGATGCATGAGAGAGTGCGGATAGAGAAGGATGGGGACAAATATGTGCTGGAGATCACTAACGTCCAGAAAGCTGACGGGGGACAGTACCTGTGCCATGCAGTGAACATTGTCGGGGAAGCTAAAAGTATCGCGCAGGTGGAAGTCTTGTCTGAAGATGGGCGGTCACTAGCACTGCCACCCCCTGTCACCCACCAGCATGTTATACACTTTGACCTGGAGCAAAATACATCGTCAAGGTCACCTTCACCACAGGAAATCCTCCTGGAAGTGGAGCTGGATGAAAATGAGGTGAAAGAGTTTGAGAAGCAGGTCAAAATCATAACCAGTCCTGAGTTTAGCCCAGATAAGAAGAGCATGGTGGTTTCCCTGGATGTCCTTCCACTTGCCTTGTTGGAGCAAGCTGCAGGCTTGGCTGCAGAGGAGAATGAGGATGTAAAAATTGATTTTCAAGTAACTGAAATGCCTCCCCGCTTTGCAGTGCCCTTTGCAGATGTCGAGGTGACAGAAGGCTTGGAAGCAGTGTTTGAGTGTGTGGTAACAGGTACTCCTGTTCCAGTGGTGCAGTGGTTCAGAGGCGACACCTGTGTGACACCTGCCACAGGGAAGTATGTTGTGTGTCAGAAGGAGGGACTTCACAGTCTGAAGGTCCAAAATGTAGGTCCTTCTGATGGTGGCTTGTATCACTGTCAGGCAATCAACAGGCTGGGAGAAGCAATGTGCAAAGGCTCTCTTGTAGTCATGGCTCAGCAGGGAGCAAGTGCCAAGGTGAGCAGTCAGCGAGTCACAGGCAGTGAACCACACAGGCCCCAGAAGTGTGACTTTCTTTTGAGTAAGACTGTGAACCCAGGTGACCAGTCAGAAATAGAGCTGGAGTTTGAGTTCGAGCCGCACAAAGACGACTCAGAGAAAGCGATCCGACTGCTTGCAGTGACTCAGCAAGAGCAGGAAGTGGAAGGGGAGAAGTGTGTCAACATCAGTTTTGATGTGTTTGCGGAGCCGTCCCAGGACGAACGGGTAGAATTTAGGGCAGAGGACTCGGAGAGCTGCATCTTTGAGTTCCAGGTTACAGAATCCCCTCCCAAATTTCTCAGGCTCATTTCTGACTACAGTACATTTGTAGGTGCCTCAGCATGCTTCCAGTGTCTTGTGACTGGTTCCCCCCACCCAAATGTCCACTGGTACAAGGATGGGGTGTTGTTGGAAGGGGACAGGTACTGTGTGCAGGAAGAGCAAGGGGGCTCTCATAGCCTTACTATTGAAAACTTGATGCAAAGTGACAGTGGGCAGTACAAATGTATAGCTACTAACAGGGCAGGAACTGCTGAGGCTTGTGCTGTGTTAACATTAtactaa